In Spirosoma pollinicola, the genomic window GCTTTTGAGGCCGCCGAGGCCGTCGCATCGGCTACCTGCCGCGCTTTCACCTCAGCGTCTTTCTTGGCCTGCTCAACTTTGGCGCTCGCCTGCTGATAGGTTTTGATCCAGCTATCGACCGTTTGCTCGGCTTCGGCCTGGCTTTTACCCGTACGCTTCATGACCACATTAACCGCATCATCTTTATCCACGCTATTGACCGTGGCCTGACCCTGTTTGAACAGGCGGCTGAACAGGCCACTGGCGACATCATCCGCCGCCTGGGGATCGGAGGCCGCCCGGCTAGCCGCTGCTTTGGTCTGATCGCCCGCCCGGTCGGCTTTGGCTTCCAGGGTGTTGGGATTTAGTTTGGGATCGCCCGTTTGGCGCAAGAGTTGATTGACTTCATCTTTCAAATCACCCAGGTCCAGGTTGTCCGTATTGATGCCGTTGGCTTTAAGCTGGTCCTGGACCGCGTTGCCGATGCTGGGAGCTGCGGAGGCAACCGCTGATCCGGCTGTACTGACTAAACTGCCCACCAGTTTACCGGCTCCACCAATAATGCTGCCTAGGGTGGTGGTTAGAAAATAGATCGTCAGTAGCGTCACCAGACACCAGGTTAATACCCCGTGGATAATGCCGTCGAAGAGTCGGGGGGCGCTGGCCAGCCGCCCGGCGATCCAGCCCCCAACAAACAGCGAGAGCAAGCTACTGATAATGTACCAGATGGCACTGCCGATGCCCAGGCCTGCGGCGGGGTTGCGCTCCTCGAGGGGATCAACGGTGCCCAGGCCGATGCCCAGGCCCAGCAGGGTCAACAGCATCTGGGTGACGATGGCCACCAGCACCCCGGCAAAAATGGCGCTCCAGGAAATGCGTTTCATCAAATTTAATCCGCCCGTCAGGGGCTGGTTGGTATACAAAGGTTCAGCTTCCATAGTAAATAAATAGACTTTAACTGGTGGTCAGGAGATTGAAGGGCTCCTCCTGCCTGGCCCGGCTGATGTCCCGCTATAGTTTCGCTGGGGCGAATGTCTACGCAGAACAATTAAAAGATGAGCCCCTAACCACCCCTGGCCGGGAGCTCTTTCCATCACGTTGAGTAATCAGACTAGTTATTCTGGGCAATCTGATAATGGTCTCCTGGAGACCAGTGTTGCGTTAGTTTTTTAGGAACGGCTTCTGGCACTACCGAATCGATCTATTCGTGTCTTAGTTAACAGGTTTGGCAAGGAGAGACCCGTGTTCACCTGGACCACCCGGAGTAGCGTCTTCACCTGGGCAATGGTTATATCCCATTGATTTTTGATCTGTTTACCTTTTTCTACGGTTTGCCTGGTCGAGTCGACCAGGGTGTGGCGCAGCTGCTTACCAGACCGGGGAGCCGTCAGGTAGGCGATAGCGATGCCCGACGCGAGGCCAGTGAAAAAACGGATCATAACAGTCTAGTTAACTGGATGAATAAAGAGATTTATCCAACTGGTCTGACAAAAGCATGCCATCAAGGAAAAAGGGTCAATGCGCTTCCTGGTCTATTTAATGCCTGAAGCGGCGCTATAGTCTTGTGCCCCACAATGGGGTAAGAATACCCCAAAACGTGGTAATGTTAACACCTCGTAACGCGCACAAATACAGCGAATTATGGGCTAAAATTGGCTCTATATGATCCAGTCATTAACCGGCCAGAGTTTCGTAAATGATATAACTCTGGGCTACTCGGTTATTACAATTAGCTGACTCTACGGTTTTTCGCAACGCT contains:
- a CDS encoding YtxH domain-containing protein, whose protein sequence is MIRFFTGLASGIAIAYLTAPRSGKQLRHTLVDSTRQTVEKGKQIKNQWDITIAQVKTLLRVVQVNTGLSLPNLLTKTRIDRFGSARSRS
- a CDS encoding YrzE family protein: MEAEPLYTNQPLTGGLNLMKRISWSAIFAGVLVAIVTQMLLTLLGLGIGLGTVDPLEERNPAAGLGIGSAIWYIISSLLSLFVGGWIAGRLASAPRLFDGIIHGVLTWCLVTLLTIYFLTTTLGSIIGGAGKLVGSLVSTAGSAVASAAPSIGNAVQDQLKANGINTDNLDLGDLKDEVNQLLRQTGDPKLNPNTLEAKADRAGDQTKAAASRAASDPQAADDVASGLFSRLFKQGQATVNSVDKDDAVNVVMKRTGKSQAEAEQTVDSWIKTYQQASAKVEQAKKDAEVKARQVADATASAASKAAIFGFLGLLIGVAASGYGAKLGTDSKDDVNPYDRPVGNRRNE